A genomic window from Flavobacterium sp. I3-2 includes:
- a CDS encoding helix-turn-helix domain-containing protein produces MINSIVVDDFLGFSAGTISNHDFASKFSMEQNDVYKVLRVESGLVKITFNGLNILLKKNQCLFINRNVSLIISSMDDFQLSFVQFKDSCIDKNYDINMMIKSSKLFDSEKMFNKISLKEKHTLIINHYLELLFNLQLNERTSFNHLLTQNTIQQILLLSISIFNSSIPKCNHTKSETFAEKILKLFNESIVDNVKNNRSVKYYCDKIGVEYSVLNKLCLSTYGVSVKNYLDLKCLHQIKYKLESITLSIKEISNYFNFSDISNFLRFFKRLTQMTVSQYREKILNRKPSIIFNSSN; encoded by the coding sequence ATGATAAATTCAATCGTTGTAGATGATTTTTTAGGATTTTCTGCTGGAACAATAAGTAACCATGATTTTGCTTCAAAGTTTTCAATGGAACAAAACGATGTGTATAAAGTTTTGAGAGTTGAAAGTGGTTTAGTTAAGATTACGTTTAATGGTTTGAATATTTTATTGAAAAAAAATCAATGTCTGTTTATAAATCGGAATGTTTCTTTGATAATAAGTTCAATGGATGATTTTCAATTGTCTTTTGTTCAATTCAAAGATTCTTGTATAGACAAAAATTATGATATTAATATGATGATTAAGAGTTCTAAATTATTTGATTCCGAAAAAATGTTTAATAAAATATCATTAAAAGAGAAACATACATTAATTATCAATCATTATTTAGAGTTACTTTTTAATCTACAGTTGAATGAACGAACTAGCTTTAATCATCTTTTAACGCAAAATACAATACAGCAAATATTGTTATTATCAATTTCAATTTTTAATAGTAGTATTCCAAAATGCAATCATACAAAATCAGAAACTTTTGCAGAAAAAATTCTTAAATTGTTTAATGAAAGTATCGTTGATAATGTAAAAAACAATCGAAGTGTAAAATATTATTGCGATAAGATTGGTGTGGAATATAGTGTTTTAAATAAACTTTGTTTATCAACTTATGGAGTTAGCGTTAAAAACTATTTAGATTTGAAATGCTTGCATCAAATCAAGTACAAATTAGAAAGCATAACTTTATCTATTAAAGAAATTTCGAATTATTTTAATTTTAGTGATATAAGTAATTTTTTACGTTTTTTTAAACGGTTAACCCAAATGACGGTTTCTCAATATCGAGAAAAAATCTTAAATCGTAAACCATCTATAATTTTCAATTCATCGAATTAA
- a CDS encoding PKD domain-containing protein: MKKIFAILSFAITLLLYSCYQESYIPVEAKFTTSFLNQDESIPVYIEIKNLSKGADTYEWTFEGGTPETSTEKNPKDIFYTQPGTYKIKLTVSNIDGEIDVFEQQLEIKDAINIVFRKEIIQSDYPPVEVKFTNETEGVGLTYLWEFEGGIPNTSSEKNPENVIFPNPGAHLVSLTVSNGFESFVKKDSIVVRENIITSFEWETAWEDYDYQAPVKLHFQNESENAISYQWTFQGGNPSSSTVENLEVIYSQPGTYQITLIASNGKTSQTLQKQVTIFPDSGIYILENVKLGINYAHNTNTFGAFYSTKLRQSFTANQITSIIAPLIDIAFQGQNSTFTFNKFISPTEVNQYGFASIPNATQTLFINSQEICNCGLNISEAQFDAITNAAPLLNLNIPNSIAGQQQFGNNLPRIVLFKTQDGRKGAIKIKQFVSAGNNQSYMVCDIKVQK, translated from the coding sequence ATGAAAAAAATATTTGCAATTCTATCTTTTGCAATTACGTTATTATTATATTCTTGTTATCAAGAATCTTATATACCTGTTGAAGCAAAATTTACCACTTCGTTTCTAAATCAAGACGAGTCAATTCCAGTATACATTGAAATAAAAAACCTTTCTAAAGGAGCTGATACTTATGAATGGACTTTTGAAGGTGGAACTCCTGAAACATCTACAGAGAAAAATCCAAAAGATATTTTTTACACTCAACCTGGGACTTATAAAATCAAACTTACAGTAAGCAATATTGATGGAGAAATTGATGTTTTTGAACAACAGTTAGAAATTAAAGATGCAATAAATATTGTTTTTAGAAAAGAAATCATTCAAAGTGATTATCCACCAGTTGAGGTCAAATTTACGAACGAAACAGAAGGTGTTGGTTTAACTTATCTTTGGGAATTCGAAGGCGGAATTCCTAATACTTCTTCAGAAAAGAATCCTGAAAATGTGATATTTCCAAATCCAGGTGCACATTTAGTTTCATTAACAGTTTCTAATGGATTTGAATCTTTTGTAAAAAAAGATTCTATTGTTGTCAGAGAAAATATAATTACATCATTTGAATGGGAAACAGCTTGGGAAGATTACGATTATCAAGCACCTGTAAAACTACATTTTCAAAACGAATCTGAAAATGCAATCAGTTATCAATGGACTTTTCAAGGAGGAAATCCATCAAGTTCAACAGTCGAGAATCTTGAAGTTATATATTCACAACCAGGTACATATCAAATCACATTAATAGCTTCAAACGGAAAAACTTCCCAAACTTTACAAAAACAAGTTACTATTTTTCCAGATTCTGGTATTTACATTTTAGAGAATGTAAAATTAGGAATTAATTATGCACATAATACAAATACTTTCGGTGCTTTTTATTCAACTAAACTCCGACAATCTTTTACTGCCAATCAAATAACAAGTATTATTGCTCCATTAATTGATATTGCTTTTCAAGGGCAAAATAGCACTTTTACATTTAATAAATTTATTTCTCCAACAGAAGTCAATCAGTACGGTTTTGCTTCAATTCCAAATGCAACGCAAACTTTATTTATAAATTCTCAAGAAATATGTAATTGCGGTTTAAATATTAGTGAGGCGCAATTTGATGCAATCACAAATGCAGCTCCACTTCTAAATCTAAATATACCAAATTCAATTGCTGGTCAGCAACAATTTGGAAATAATTTACCGAGAATAGTTTTATTCAAAACTCAAGATGGTAGAAAAGGTGCTATTAAAATTAAGCAATTTGTATCTGCTGGAAACAATCAATCCTATATGGTTTGCGATATAAAAGTTCAGAAATAA